The genomic stretch tcccaaagagaacatgactgtactgtcagggtacattttgtaaatgtaatccttgaagaacaaaaatgtacctccactatcACTTTATTTTGGCGAGTGCATTGATTTAAGATTTCCTGTGGATAGGGGTGTATTTTGTTTTGAGCACCACATGGCTCAGAAATCATTGCAGTCCGGATGTGATGTGGATTCCCCAGTTTTAAACTTGATCTGAAGTGTCTGCACCAGCTCCCCTACACATGTTAGTGCACTGATATCTTTTCAAGAACAACAGCTAATGGACAATCCAGTATTTGGTTGATTACTTCAATTATACCAAAGCTACAAGTATAAATATTAGTTCACGGAACTTCCCAAATGGCTCCAACCTATATGCACCTATCCACATACAGTAAGTCTAAGGGTGAATTCACATTATACTTGAGCATGCGACACCATGGAAAAGTTATCTTCTGAAATTTGATAATGCACCTTGTACAGTACAGCAGCAAGATGTCCGCTGGCATTTTGGCAAGTATGGTCTCGTACAGATGTCAGTCTTTGTAAGTACTTGTTGGTCATGTACTGTGCAGTATATCTTCTGATGATTCATCGTGTTCAGGCATTGCAGATAATTATCTTTGTACACTAATAGTCTGCAAAGAAGAAATGCAATCTAATATCACAGATTGACTGAGCTGGGTAGCTTGACCCAACAGTGGAAcaaaataatagtaaaaaaaaactgttcggCAAATATGCACCAACATGCTTTTGACggttattgaaaaataaaaaagtgtgtGCTGAAGCGCCAAAGAAAGAGAAATCACATAGCAGCAGTTTCACCAAGGAATACACTCATTAACCAGTTTATcactacattttttatttggctagCAAGCACAATAGCCAGcctgttttttaaagaaataatcaTTCAAGCAACTAGCAAGCAAGTCACCTTACTAGGTAAATGAATGTCTATTTGTAACATTGAAGAGGACACACTTTTTATGTTGAAGAATTCAACATTTTCTAACTTTAAACTAATTGTGCAGAATAATATGCTTGAGAAATCTATCATATTTCTATTCTTTATTAAGATTCCACATGGTAATAAGTTATGCTCCACGTGGGAATAATTTATGCTCCAAAGCAGTGGACCTTTACACCAGAAGTAATTCAACTTTTCCCTTTCCTAATTGAGAACTTTGTATGGGAATTTCATCCAGGGGGTGTATGGTTTTTAAAATGCGTGCTCTTTTTTACGACTACTTAACATAAAATGTAGTCCTGACTTGTTTGGTCCTTAGGCACATGAACATAAAACCGACACGAAATATGTGAACGTCCGCCACCTCTGAATTACCTATGAACAAAACTGAAATTCAAGCGGAGAAAACTTTCCTGATAACTTTGAAGAGCTCACTTCaaattaaacacagtgacagtgctCACAGCAACAAAAATGTGGATGGAACTACATAAAAAAGATCTGCACTTCCCCAAACCAAAGACCCTAAAATAGAATGATCtgccaaaaataatgaaagaaaaataaacaataggTTAGTCACTTCCtggacaataacacaaataaacactttGAGATTGATAAATGAACGGTGGAGTTAAGGGACCTCCAAAAGCCAATGAATGGGTAAATAATGCTGCTAATGCAGTGAGGCTCAAACCATCACTGAAATTAAGAAGAAATTGTTTGTGTCACCACAGAAGAAAATGTCTCACCATGATCGCAATGGCAGTGGGGTCAAGGGGGAGTCTCCGTTACAGATACGGCGACAGAATCCGTGCCATCATAGGAGATGATGCACTGGTGCATGTCTGATACATTGCATGGCTACAATGAATAGCCTAGTTGACCATTAATTTATAAATAAGCCACCCATCTCCCTGAGCACCTTCAGTAAGATCCCGTCACTATTTTAGAGCATGTGCTCCCCCTGCTTCACACAAAATATTGTTATTCATACAGAAGAAAGAATTCTAAAAGCAAGAAAATTGGTGTGGTTTTTGGACGTGGCCCGATGtttagaaaaaatatttgttgaataCAGGTCTGTGTCAATTCTGCATcttgaaacaattttttttaataacctCAATTACATATTACAGGGGCAAATTCTGAGGTAAACCAGTATTTAGTTACAGTAGGCAATAAAATACAAGACAAAGGCCCACAAACCCAGTGCAGGAGTAAAAAGATACAGAATCAGTTAAtacgttattttattttaaaggtatGTCATAAAAAAGTATGATTTTATCTTCACTTTAAATTGACTGGAAAGTGACTACAAgtcaaaataaccacacattatcaTGCACTACACATGTAAATAGCAACAACATATATTTCAAGTCTGACAAACAATTTCAGGATTGCATGGCTGTGGTCTGGACTGCCTCACAACCCCACCTCCCACATCAACCCCTACGGAAATGTACCACCCACATTGGATTGGATTGTATTGgaaaaggaaggagaaaaaTCTCATGCaactatgggaggagatatgcgatgagactaaaacatttattggccattaggtCAGGGAATTATTGATAACAAGGACCCTGACTCAATAGCTCAGAGTTCAgaataaattgaataaatagtaattattgcaatgcatttgaattTTGTTGATGCTTAATACACACCATAATAACCCAATACGATGTAGTCTGAATCCATTCACAGATTAGCCTTTATAGTCACTATTAGTGTGACCCTGTTTATGGTGTAGCATGagtgaaaacattattttataatgCAACCTGATTTATGCATACTTAATACAGAAatacttaaaatatttaaaaactgtatttgttactatttagattttgttttttgagataATGAAGCACTCTCTGAATAATTATTCACACTATGAATAATTTGCAGTACAAAACATAATCAAAAGAGATGCAcatttcaataaatgtattcacAAATGACTGATATATGGAAAAACAGTCATCCTCAGTGCGTGTCTATATGgaggtgaaaataaaataggGTAAACAAGTGCAGGTCCAGGTACACTCAACTggttcagtgtgaaaaactGTACGTAGCCACCTTGTAAATCACAAAGATAATTGTATTATTCGAGTTCGATTTTTGTCAATGTTCCAGAACTACAGTACATTGCTTTTAATTAGCAATAgttattgttacatcagcattacaatgcTTAGTTAAGAATATTATATTTCCATAACTAATTTTACAAAGGTTAAGTACATCAGGCCATAactattataaatatatagaaTTAGTAAATAAAGATATTGAAGGATACAACAACTGTAatagcagtcgtctggcagtcggagagttgctgGTTCAGTCCCACCCTGGGGGTGTCGAggtttccctgagcaagactcctaacccccaaccctcctgatgagctggttggtgccttgcatggcagccaattgctgttggtgagtcagtgtgtgtattaacTACCTCTGGCACATCCCCAacttggcatacaaatatgttgtgCAGcattattttgaccctctgtaaatgtatacatttacttttttcaaaaatgtatttgtgaatgattattgtggcactttcccatacaggtgccaaacctTTGTGGTCAATTTTTCTCACAGATTTCTGGAggatatttatggataaaatggTAGTCATTTGgtagacaataagaaggcaacaCACTGCATATCAAagtttttctattacaatatgtgtgtgtttatttcaactattgggctcaatttgaccccacatataaaagtggtcataaaatcttaacataataggatgGTAAAAATGACCATGGGCCGGAGAGACTTAAGGGGATAACACCTGTTCTCATACTTATTTCTTTGGAAATTATACGGTATATTCATAGCATTAATCAAAATGCAGATGTATTCCAGTTGAAGGTTGGCAGTATGTAACAAAATAACAGTGTGCTTTTGGTGTGCCTGCCAGCAATCCTGCATATCCCATCAATCAGACCACAAACTACTGTATAAGTGTTAACAGGCTGCACTTTTTTACTGCTTCTCTGATAAAACctataacatttacatttaaacaaCTAACATCACAGTACATTTCATGAATCCCATACAAAACATTCATAATGCACTAATCTGTGCAAGGctaaacatttttcacaaaaatgcACACTATTTCAATATAGCAATATCTGACTGTCAGCaatttgtattgtactgtatgtgatttTCTCTGACACCAGTGATCATTCTTGCTTTAATTTTCTTCTCCTGCACAACCTGCAGCACAGTAAATGGAACATGGTTGCCACTGTGGCCAGTACAGCCAACACTGCGACTATGAGAAAGCCGATCACATCCAACGAGTGGTAGGCATACCAGGGCATCTTGTAGGACTCAGTGCGCAGGTGGGCCGCTCCTTTGTGCCTCATGACAAACTCAATCCAGAAGAAGGCACTGTCCAAAGGGGGAAGGGGCTTGTCTCGGTGGAGTCTGGAGAGTTTTTGCATATTGCTTTGATATGAGGGATCCTGGAGAACATCTTGCAAGGCCTGCAGAAAGCCCTGGCTGGTAATCTTTGTCACATCCAGCACTTTCGCTGCCCCTCGTACTTCCAACCTCAAAACGTTCTCAAACTGGTCAAAAAGCAATGGCAAGCCCAGCACTGGTATGCTGTGGTAGATAGCCTCATAAATGCCATTGGTCCCTCCATGGGCCACAAAGGCCTTGACCTTAGGATGGCCCAGGAGGTCATTCTGGGGCAGCCACTGCACCAGCAGTGTATTATTTCCCAGGTTCTGGGGCTTCTCCCCAAGGTGCCTCCAGATTACTTTTTGGGGGATCTGGGCAAATGCAGCAGCAATCTCTGATGTAATTCCAACAGGCAGGCCTTTAACGAGTGTCCCCAGGGACATGATAACTACCCCATGGTCTCCAGAGCTCTGCACAAACTCCTCCAGGTCTGGTGGCAGAGCCTTGGATGGCTTGCACTGGAACCCACCAATGTAGACAATATTAGGCATTGTTGGGCGAGGGAACTCAAAGACAAAATCCACCCTCATAAGCCAAACGTCAATGGACTGGAGGAGATGGTAGAAGTTAATATCTGGTCCAAAGTACTGAGCACACAGTCTATTGTAATGTGGACAAACTACAAATGTGTCGATGCAGATGTTGAGGAAGTAGTGGAACATATTTTTTGCTCTTTGAGTGAAGATCATTTTGTCTGAGACTGTACATAAAGAAGTAGGAACATATGAGACTGGGGAGGGTGCGACTATAAAATGTCCCTCCCCACTGGTGATCCAGCGGACATTGAAGACTGTGGGAAGATGCAGCTTGTGTGCTATCAGGAGCCCTGCTGGAAGACCTGGATCCATAAGAACCAGGTCAAACTGAGTGTCCTGGAGGCTCTGCATGAGCTGTTGGTTCTTGAACATCTCCACTGCAAGCTGACTAGCTTGCCTGTGCATGTTTGACAGTTTGGTCAACATTTCCCAGTAGAAGGAGATAAAGGCCAGGACAGATGCCCCTCCCCGCTGGATCTCCATAATTCTGCTGAGAAAGGACACAAAGAAGTCCTGGTCCTCAATGCTGATGACCTCTGGAAGATGGACAGTGATGGAGGTGTAGTGGGGACACTTTTCCTTGACATACCAGCTGCTAACAGACCGTACCACAGTGATGTTGTGGTGCCTGGCATGGAGTCCCTCAATTAAGAGATTCATGTTGATCCAGTGGCTGCCATCCACTGGGAATACCAGGATCTTCCCCCCATGCGAACCCAGGACATTGACAAGGACAGAGATGATAAGGGCTGCACATTTGACCCATGTAATGTTTCTCATAGCTTCCCTCTATAtgaaagataaaaatatatgtCAAAGACATTTCTCCCTGTTAGACATtagctgaaaatgaaaacatcctGCTGAATGGTGCAAATggatttaatgcattttattattattattattattgtaattattattattattattattagtaatattattattcacaGCTCTAAATACCCCACTCCTGAAGAGTTATATTTACCATCACTGCTGAATGCATTGAGGAGCTATCATCTTTTTAAGAGTAGCCACCGTCTGTTATCATCGTTTTAAAGTGTACCTGgaccaaaaatgagcatatgcatagatctgttcaatatatcataaaaataacttttcccattctcgTAAGCTAAATAAGTTATGCATAATagcatatttcatttattttactggaCTATGTTGGTCCCGTAACAGTTCAGTGAGCGGACATATTGGCGAATACTGTACTGAATAATGTAAACACAGTGCAGTATATACGCCAAATCATGCAGAGAATTTTCAATATAGGCATCATTCTGAGTGACAAAAATTATTCAGAAACTTCAACTGGTTATTTATATGAAGCATTATCCCAATTTAGTATGCTCAGGTGGAGAAGGAGACAATTCAGGTGATTATGGGACCTTCATCACAATCACTAGCTTGCAAGGATTGCATAGAACACATATTGTCTCCTGGCCCGCAACGACTTGACATCACTTCTTCATCAAGTGTTTGGCAATATGTCTGCTCACTGAAGTGTTACGGGACCCATGTAATgacaaaagaaattaaatatcAGGCACGCAGAACTGGGGATCCAATAGCGAGACAACAACGAAAGTTCTTTGGTTAgcaaagtatttattttcttaaagcaGGCTGAACAAGCAAGGGTCAAAAGTCAGCAATCAGGTACAGCAGGGATAATGCAGTTTGTAAACGATAGTCCAGGCGATGGGTCAGATTTCCAGGAAACAGATATGTCAATGATAATCCAAAGAATGATAGCAgtcacaggcaatgggtcaaaaacaaacggcctaatcaaacagaaacacaatccagaaacaaaagtcgaAAAACATAAATGGGTCGAATTACTACAGGTCAGAATCAGACAGAAGGAATACGCTAAATTAAACAGGTTGTAACAGAT from Conger conger chromosome 2, fConCon1.1, whole genome shotgun sequence encodes the following:
- the LOC133122209 gene encoding UDP-glucuronosyltransferase 2A1-like; this translates as MRNITWVKCAALIISVLVNVLGSHGGKILVFPVDGSHWINMNLLIEGLHARHHNITVVRSVSSWYVKEKCPHYTSITVHLPEVISIEDQDFFVSFLSRIMEIQRGGASVLAFISFYWEMLTKLSNMHRQASQLAVEMFKNQQLMQSLQDTQFDLVLMDPGLPAGLLIAHKLHLPTVFNVRWITSGEGHFIVAPSPVSYVPTSLCTVSDKMIFTQRAKNMFHYFLNICIDTFVVCPHYNRLCAQYFGPDINFYHLLQSIDVWLMRVDFVFEFPRPTMPNIVYIGGFQCKPSKALPPDLEEFVQSSGDHGVVIMSLGTLVKGLPVGITSEIAAAFAQIPQKVIWRHLGEKPQNLGNNTLLVQWLPQNDLLGHPKVKAFVAHGGTNGIYEAIYHSIPVLGLPLLFDQFENVLRLEVRGAAKVLDVTKITSQGFLQALQDVLQDPSYQSNMQKLSRLHRDKPLPPLDSAFFWIEFVMRHKGAAHLRTESYKMPWYAYHSLDVIGFLIVAVLAVLATVATMFHLLCCRLCRRRKLKQE